The Monomorium pharaonis isolate MP-MQ-018 chromosome 5, ASM1337386v2, whole genome shotgun sequence genome includes a window with the following:
- the LOC105833498 gene encoding putative aldehyde dehydrogenase family 7 member A1 homolog isoform X2, which yields MLHLLRKSGRYISQFQMTRHLVTDPKYGFLKQLGINVENPGLYDGRWGGSGKLVDSISPATGKVIAKVRESTPQEASNAITEARKAWPQWASIPMPARGDIVRQIGDELRRNLEPLGRLVSLEMGNLSFRTLRFLLVVTACNYGQYQNSIDSFIIKVYHAIGKILPEGIGEVQEFIDICDYAVGLSRTLPGSLFPSERKNHMLLEKWNPLGVVGVISAFNFPIAVNNFQMILLRHSLCQSNLPNRGVLKVYGWNSAIAMVCGNTIVWKEASSTPLVAIATIRIIANVLERNGIPGSVASLITGGPEVGETLVNDKRVPLISFTGSTNVGRQVALKIQQRFGRSLLELGGNNALIVAQDADLEMAVRAAVFACVGTAGQRCTTTRRLILHKKIKNEFLGRLKTAYKSILERVGDPLDDSVLYGPLHNQAAVDAYKAAIQKAVEAGGTIEFGGKQIERPGFYVKPTIISGLPAGADVVQQETFAPIVYILEANSLEEAIDLNNGVEQGLSSSLFTKSIGNVFQWIGPHGSDCGIVNVNIGTSGAEIGGAFGGEKATGGGRESGSDAWKHYMRRATITINYGNELPLAQGIKFE from the exons atgttacatttattgAGGAAAAGTGGTCGATACATTTCCCAATTCCAAATGACGAGACACTTAGTAACCGATCCAAAGTAtggatttttaaaacaattgggTATTAATGTTGAAAATCCTGGTCTTTATGACGGAAGATGGGGTGGATCTGGCAAG ttagTAGATTCAATATCGCCGGCGACCGGCAAAGTGATAGCGAAGGTTCGCGAATCCACGCCGCAAGAAGCTAGCAATGCTATAACGGAAGCACGTAAAGCGTGGCCACAATGGGCATCTATTCCGATGCCAGCCAGAGGAGATATTGTACGACAAATTGGGGATGAGCTCAGGAGAAATTTGGAACCATTGGGACGTTTAGTATCCTTGGAAATGGGTAATTTATCATTTCGAACATTGAGGTTTTTACTTGTTGTAACAGCCTGTAATTATGGTCAATATCAAAATAGTATAgattcatttataattaaagtgtaTCATGCCATAGGAAAGATATTGCCGGAGGGTATAGGCGAGGTCCAGGAATTCATCGACATATGCGATTACGCGGTCGGCTTGTCGCGGACGTTACCCGGTAGCCTGTTCCCATCGGAGAGGAAGAACCACATGCTTTTGGAAAAGTGGAATCCCTTGGGTGTAGTCGGCGTCATCTCGGCGTTTAATTTTCCCATAGCGGTAAATAACTTTCAGATGATCTTGCTTCGTCATTCCTTGTGTCAGAGCAATTTACCGAATCGCGGTGTTCTTAAGGTATACGGCTGGAACAGCGCTATTGCTATGGTTTGCGGTAACACCATCGTCTGGAAAGAGGCGTCAAGCACACCTTTGGTAGCCATCGCGACGATCAGAATAATCGCGAATGTCTTGGAGCGCAATGGCATCCCAGGCTCTGTCGCATCTTTAATCACGGGTGGACCAGAAGTCGGGGAGACTCTTGTCAACGACAAACG GGTACCTCTCATTTCATTCACCGGAAGCACGAATGTAGGAAGACAAGTAGCTCTCAAGATTCAGCAAAGATTTGGAAGATCTTTGCTGGAGCTTGGTGGTAACAATGCATTAATTG TCGCACAAGATGCCGATTTAGAAATGGCAGTGAGAGCAGCGGTCTTCGCGTGTGTGGGAACAGCTGGACAAAGATGTACCACTACCAGGAGATTAATACTTCACAAGAAGATAAAGAATGAATTTTTAG gaaGACTGAAAACGGCATATAAGAGCATATTGGAACGAGTTGGAGACCCGTTGGATGACAGTGTCCTGTACGGACCATTGCATAATCAGGCAGCAGTCGACGCATATAAA GCAGCAATTCAGAAGGCTGTAGAAGCCGGTGGCACGATAGAATTCGGTGGAAAGCAAATAGAGCGACCTGGTTTTTATGTCAAACCGACAATTATCTCGGGTTTACCCGCCGGAGCCGATGTAGTGCAACAGGAAACTTTCGCTCCAATTGTTTACATTCTAGAGGCAAATTCTCTGGAGGAAGCTATCGATCTTAACAATGGCGTGGAACAAGGACTGAGCAGCAGtctttttactaaaagtattgGAAACGTATTTCAG TGGATCGGACCACATGGATCGGATTGCGGAATAGTCAATGTCAACATTGGCACCAGCGGCGCCGAGATAGGCGGCGCGTTTGGCGGTGAAAAGGCCACGGGTGGAGGTCGCGAGAGCGGAAGCGATGCATGGAAACACTACATGCGACGTGCCACCATCACTATCAATTACGGAAACGAGTTACCTCTGGCTCAGGGCATCAAGTtcgaataa
- the LOC105833498 gene encoding putative aldehyde dehydrogenase family 7 member A1 homolog isoform X3, whose protein sequence is MLHLLRKSGRYISQFQMTRHLVTDPKYGFLKQLGINVENPGLYDGRWGGSGKLVDSISPATGKVIAKVRESTPQEASNAITEARKAWPQWASIPMPARGDIVRQIGDELRRNLEPLGRLVSLEMGNLSFRTLRFLLVVTACNYGQYQNSIDSFIIKVYHAIGKILPEGIGEVQEFIDICDYAVGLSRTLPGSLFPSERKNHMLLEKWNPLGVVGVISAFNFPIAVYGWNSAIAMVCGNTIVWKEASSTPLVAIATIRIIANVLERNGIPGSVASLITGGPEVGETLVNDKRVPLISFTGSTNVGRQVALKIQQRFGRSLLELGGNNALIVAQDADLEMAVRAAVFACVGTAGQRCTTTRRLILHKKIKNEFLGKCKYEETLSRISYIVTKKFLGRLKTAYKSILERVGDPLDDSVLYGPLHNQAAVDAYKAAIQKAVEAGGTIEFGGKQIERPGFYVKPTIISGLPAGADVVQQETFAPIVYILEANSLEEAIDLNNGVEQGLSSSLFTKSIGNVFQWIGPHGSDCGIVNVNIGTSGAEIGGAFGGEKATGGGRESGSDAWKHYMRRATITINYGNELPLAQGIKFE, encoded by the exons atgttacatttattgAGGAAAAGTGGTCGATACATTTCCCAATTCCAAATGACGAGACACTTAGTAACCGATCCAAAGTAtggatttttaaaacaattgggTATTAATGTTGAAAATCCTGGTCTTTATGACGGAAGATGGGGTGGATCTGGCAAG ttagTAGATTCAATATCGCCGGCGACCGGCAAAGTGATAGCGAAGGTTCGCGAATCCACGCCGCAAGAAGCTAGCAATGCTATAACGGAAGCACGTAAAGCGTGGCCACAATGGGCATCTATTCCGATGCCAGCCAGAGGAGATATTGTACGACAAATTGGGGATGAGCTCAGGAGAAATTTGGAACCATTGGGACGTTTAGTATCCTTGGAAATGGGTAATTTATCATTTCGAACATTGAGGTTTTTACTTGTTGTAACAGCCTGTAATTATGGTCAATATCAAAATAGTATAgattcatttataattaaagtgtaTCATGCCATAGGAAAGATATTGCCGGAGGGTATAGGCGAGGTCCAGGAATTCATCGACATATGCGATTACGCGGTCGGCTTGTCGCGGACGTTACCCGGTAGCCTGTTCCCATCGGAGAGGAAGAACCACATGCTTTTGGAAAAGTGGAATCCCTTGGGTGTAGTCGGCGTCATCTCGGCGTTTAATTTTCCCATAGCG GTATACGGCTGGAACAGCGCTATTGCTATGGTTTGCGGTAACACCATCGTCTGGAAAGAGGCGTCAAGCACACCTTTGGTAGCCATCGCGACGATCAGAATAATCGCGAATGTCTTGGAGCGCAATGGCATCCCAGGCTCTGTCGCATCTTTAATCACGGGTGGACCAGAAGTCGGGGAGACTCTTGTCAACGACAAACG GGTACCTCTCATTTCATTCACCGGAAGCACGAATGTAGGAAGACAAGTAGCTCTCAAGATTCAGCAAAGATTTGGAAGATCTTTGCTGGAGCTTGGTGGTAACAATGCATTAATTG TCGCACAAGATGCCGATTTAGAAATGGCAGTGAGAGCAGCGGTCTTCGCGTGTGTGGGAACAGCTGGACAAAGATGTACCACTACCAGGAGATTAATACTTCACAAGAAGATAAAGAATGAATTTTTAGGTAAGTGTAAATATGAGGAAACGTTAAGTCGTATATCATATATtgttacaaagaaatttttaggaaGACTGAAAACGGCATATAAGAGCATATTGGAACGAGTTGGAGACCCGTTGGATGACAGTGTCCTGTACGGACCATTGCATAATCAGGCAGCAGTCGACGCATATAAA GCAGCAATTCAGAAGGCTGTAGAAGCCGGTGGCACGATAGAATTCGGTGGAAAGCAAATAGAGCGACCTGGTTTTTATGTCAAACCGACAATTATCTCGGGTTTACCCGCCGGAGCCGATGTAGTGCAACAGGAAACTTTCGCTCCAATTGTTTACATTCTAGAGGCAAATTCTCTGGAGGAAGCTATCGATCTTAACAATGGCGTGGAACAAGGACTGAGCAGCAGtctttttactaaaagtattgGAAACGTATTTCAG TGGATCGGACCACATGGATCGGATTGCGGAATAGTCAATGTCAACATTGGCACCAGCGGCGCCGAGATAGGCGGCGCGTTTGGCGGTGAAAAGGCCACGGGTGGAGGTCGCGAGAGCGGAAGCGATGCATGGAAACACTACATGCGACGTGCCACCATCACTATCAATTACGGAAACGAGTTACCTCTGGCTCAGGGCATCAAGTtcgaataa
- the LOC105833498 gene encoding putative aldehyde dehydrogenase family 7 member A1 homolog isoform X5 has translation MLHLLRKSGRYISQFQMTRHLVTDPKYGFLKQLGINVENPGLYDGRWGGSGKLVDSISPATGKVIAKVRESTPQEASNAITEARKAWPQWASIPMPARGDIVRQIGDELRRNLEPLGRLVSLEMGKILPEGIGEVQEFIDICDYAVGLSRTLPGSLFPSERKNHMLLEKWNPLGVVGVISAFNFPIAVYGWNSAIAMVCGNTIVWKEASSTPLVAIATIRIIANVLERNGIPGSVASLITGGPEVGETLVNDKRVPLISFTGSTNVGRQVALKIQQRFGRSLLELGGNNALIVAQDADLEMAVRAAVFACVGTAGQRCTTTRRLILHKKIKNEFLGKCKYEETLSRISYIVTKKFLGRLKTAYKSILERVGDPLDDSVLYGPLHNQAAVDAYKAAIQKAVEAGGTIEFGGKQIERPGFYVKPTIISGLPAGADVVQQETFAPIVYILEANSLEEAIDLNNGVEQGLSSSLFTKSIGNVFQWIGPHGSDCGIVNVNIGTSGAEIGGAFGGEKATGGGRESGSDAWKHYMRRATITINYGNELPLAQGIKFE, from the exons atgttacatttattgAGGAAAAGTGGTCGATACATTTCCCAATTCCAAATGACGAGACACTTAGTAACCGATCCAAAGTAtggatttttaaaacaattgggTATTAATGTTGAAAATCCTGGTCTTTATGACGGAAGATGGGGTGGATCTGGCAAG ttagTAGATTCAATATCGCCGGCGACCGGCAAAGTGATAGCGAAGGTTCGCGAATCCACGCCGCAAGAAGCTAGCAATGCTATAACGGAAGCACGTAAAGCGTGGCCACAATGGGCATCTATTCCGATGCCAGCCAGAGGAGATATTGTACGACAAATTGGGGATGAGCTCAGGAGAAATTTGGAACCATTGGGACGTTTAGTATCCTTGGAAATGG GAAAGATATTGCCGGAGGGTATAGGCGAGGTCCAGGAATTCATCGACATATGCGATTACGCGGTCGGCTTGTCGCGGACGTTACCCGGTAGCCTGTTCCCATCGGAGAGGAAGAACCACATGCTTTTGGAAAAGTGGAATCCCTTGGGTGTAGTCGGCGTCATCTCGGCGTTTAATTTTCCCATAGCG GTATACGGCTGGAACAGCGCTATTGCTATGGTTTGCGGTAACACCATCGTCTGGAAAGAGGCGTCAAGCACACCTTTGGTAGCCATCGCGACGATCAGAATAATCGCGAATGTCTTGGAGCGCAATGGCATCCCAGGCTCTGTCGCATCTTTAATCACGGGTGGACCAGAAGTCGGGGAGACTCTTGTCAACGACAAACG GGTACCTCTCATTTCATTCACCGGAAGCACGAATGTAGGAAGACAAGTAGCTCTCAAGATTCAGCAAAGATTTGGAAGATCTTTGCTGGAGCTTGGTGGTAACAATGCATTAATTG TCGCACAAGATGCCGATTTAGAAATGGCAGTGAGAGCAGCGGTCTTCGCGTGTGTGGGAACAGCTGGACAAAGATGTACCACTACCAGGAGATTAATACTTCACAAGAAGATAAAGAATGAATTTTTAGGTAAGTGTAAATATGAGGAAACGTTAAGTCGTATATCATATATtgttacaaagaaatttttaggaaGACTGAAAACGGCATATAAGAGCATATTGGAACGAGTTGGAGACCCGTTGGATGACAGTGTCCTGTACGGACCATTGCATAATCAGGCAGCAGTCGACGCATATAAA GCAGCAATTCAGAAGGCTGTAGAAGCCGGTGGCACGATAGAATTCGGTGGAAAGCAAATAGAGCGACCTGGTTTTTATGTCAAACCGACAATTATCTCGGGTTTACCCGCCGGAGCCGATGTAGTGCAACAGGAAACTTTCGCTCCAATTGTTTACATTCTAGAGGCAAATTCTCTGGAGGAAGCTATCGATCTTAACAATGGCGTGGAACAAGGACTGAGCAGCAGtctttttactaaaagtattgGAAACGTATTTCAG TGGATCGGACCACATGGATCGGATTGCGGAATAGTCAATGTCAACATTGGCACCAGCGGCGCCGAGATAGGCGGCGCGTTTGGCGGTGAAAAGGCCACGGGTGGAGGTCGCGAGAGCGGAAGCGATGCATGGAAACACTACATGCGACGTGCCACCATCACTATCAATTACGGAAACGAGTTACCTCTGGCTCAGGGCATCAAGTtcgaataa
- the LOC105833498 gene encoding putative aldehyde dehydrogenase family 7 member A1 homolog isoform X6, whose amino-acid sequence MLHLLRKSGRYISQFQMTRHLVTDPKYGFLKQLGINVENPGLYDGRWGGSGKLVDSISPATGKVIAKVRESTPQEASNAITEARKAWPQWASIPMPARGDIVRQIGDELRRNLEPLGRLVSLEMGKILPEGIGEVQEFIDICDYAVGLSRTLPGSLFPSERKNHMLLEKWNPLGVVGVISAFNFPIAVYGWNSAIAMVCGNTIVWKEASSTPLVAIATIRIIANVLERNGIPGSVASLITGGPEVGETLVNDKRVPLISFTGSTNVGRQVALKIQQRFGRSLLELGGNNALIVAQDADLEMAVRAAVFACVGTAGQRCTTTRRLILHKKIKNEFLGRLKTAYKSILERVGDPLDDSVLYGPLHNQAAVDAYKAAIQKAVEAGGTIEFGGKQIERPGFYVKPTIISGLPAGADVVQQETFAPIVYILEANSLEEAIDLNNGVEQGLSSSLFTKSIGNVFQWIGPHGSDCGIVNVNIGTSGAEIGGAFGGEKATGGGRESGSDAWKHYMRRATITINYGNELPLAQGIKFE is encoded by the exons atgttacatttattgAGGAAAAGTGGTCGATACATTTCCCAATTCCAAATGACGAGACACTTAGTAACCGATCCAAAGTAtggatttttaaaacaattgggTATTAATGTTGAAAATCCTGGTCTTTATGACGGAAGATGGGGTGGATCTGGCAAG ttagTAGATTCAATATCGCCGGCGACCGGCAAAGTGATAGCGAAGGTTCGCGAATCCACGCCGCAAGAAGCTAGCAATGCTATAACGGAAGCACGTAAAGCGTGGCCACAATGGGCATCTATTCCGATGCCAGCCAGAGGAGATATTGTACGACAAATTGGGGATGAGCTCAGGAGAAATTTGGAACCATTGGGACGTTTAGTATCCTTGGAAATGG GAAAGATATTGCCGGAGGGTATAGGCGAGGTCCAGGAATTCATCGACATATGCGATTACGCGGTCGGCTTGTCGCGGACGTTACCCGGTAGCCTGTTCCCATCGGAGAGGAAGAACCACATGCTTTTGGAAAAGTGGAATCCCTTGGGTGTAGTCGGCGTCATCTCGGCGTTTAATTTTCCCATAGCG GTATACGGCTGGAACAGCGCTATTGCTATGGTTTGCGGTAACACCATCGTCTGGAAAGAGGCGTCAAGCACACCTTTGGTAGCCATCGCGACGATCAGAATAATCGCGAATGTCTTGGAGCGCAATGGCATCCCAGGCTCTGTCGCATCTTTAATCACGGGTGGACCAGAAGTCGGGGAGACTCTTGTCAACGACAAACG GGTACCTCTCATTTCATTCACCGGAAGCACGAATGTAGGAAGACAAGTAGCTCTCAAGATTCAGCAAAGATTTGGAAGATCTTTGCTGGAGCTTGGTGGTAACAATGCATTAATTG TCGCACAAGATGCCGATTTAGAAATGGCAGTGAGAGCAGCGGTCTTCGCGTGTGTGGGAACAGCTGGACAAAGATGTACCACTACCAGGAGATTAATACTTCACAAGAAGATAAAGAATGAATTTTTAG gaaGACTGAAAACGGCATATAAGAGCATATTGGAACGAGTTGGAGACCCGTTGGATGACAGTGTCCTGTACGGACCATTGCATAATCAGGCAGCAGTCGACGCATATAAA GCAGCAATTCAGAAGGCTGTAGAAGCCGGTGGCACGATAGAATTCGGTGGAAAGCAAATAGAGCGACCTGGTTTTTATGTCAAACCGACAATTATCTCGGGTTTACCCGCCGGAGCCGATGTAGTGCAACAGGAAACTTTCGCTCCAATTGTTTACATTCTAGAGGCAAATTCTCTGGAGGAAGCTATCGATCTTAACAATGGCGTGGAACAAGGACTGAGCAGCAGtctttttactaaaagtattgGAAACGTATTTCAG TGGATCGGACCACATGGATCGGATTGCGGAATAGTCAATGTCAACATTGGCACCAGCGGCGCCGAGATAGGCGGCGCGTTTGGCGGTGAAAAGGCCACGGGTGGAGGTCGCGAGAGCGGAAGCGATGCATGGAAACACTACATGCGACGTGCCACCATCACTATCAATTACGGAAACGAGTTACCTCTGGCTCAGGGCATCAAGTtcgaataa
- the LOC105833498 gene encoding putative aldehyde dehydrogenase family 7 member A1 homolog isoform X1: MLHLLRKSGRYISQFQMTRHLVTDPKYGFLKQLGINVENPGLYDGRWGGSGKLVDSISPATGKVIAKVRESTPQEASNAITEARKAWPQWASIPMPARGDIVRQIGDELRRNLEPLGRLVSLEMGNLSFRTLRFLLVVTACNYGQYQNSIDSFIIKVYHAIGKILPEGIGEVQEFIDICDYAVGLSRTLPGSLFPSERKNHMLLEKWNPLGVVGVISAFNFPIAVNNFQMILLRHSLCQSNLPNRGVLKVYGWNSAIAMVCGNTIVWKEASSTPLVAIATIRIIANVLERNGIPGSVASLITGGPEVGETLVNDKRVPLISFTGSTNVGRQVALKIQQRFGRSLLELGGNNALIVAQDADLEMAVRAAVFACVGTAGQRCTTTRRLILHKKIKNEFLGKCKYEETLSRISYIVTKKFLGRLKTAYKSILERVGDPLDDSVLYGPLHNQAAVDAYKAAIQKAVEAGGTIEFGGKQIERPGFYVKPTIISGLPAGADVVQQETFAPIVYILEANSLEEAIDLNNGVEQGLSSSLFTKSIGNVFQWIGPHGSDCGIVNVNIGTSGAEIGGAFGGEKATGGGRESGSDAWKHYMRRATITINYGNELPLAQGIKFE; encoded by the exons atgttacatttattgAGGAAAAGTGGTCGATACATTTCCCAATTCCAAATGACGAGACACTTAGTAACCGATCCAAAGTAtggatttttaaaacaattgggTATTAATGTTGAAAATCCTGGTCTTTATGACGGAAGATGGGGTGGATCTGGCAAG ttagTAGATTCAATATCGCCGGCGACCGGCAAAGTGATAGCGAAGGTTCGCGAATCCACGCCGCAAGAAGCTAGCAATGCTATAACGGAAGCACGTAAAGCGTGGCCACAATGGGCATCTATTCCGATGCCAGCCAGAGGAGATATTGTACGACAAATTGGGGATGAGCTCAGGAGAAATTTGGAACCATTGGGACGTTTAGTATCCTTGGAAATGGGTAATTTATCATTTCGAACATTGAGGTTTTTACTTGTTGTAACAGCCTGTAATTATGGTCAATATCAAAATAGTATAgattcatttataattaaagtgtaTCATGCCATAGGAAAGATATTGCCGGAGGGTATAGGCGAGGTCCAGGAATTCATCGACATATGCGATTACGCGGTCGGCTTGTCGCGGACGTTACCCGGTAGCCTGTTCCCATCGGAGAGGAAGAACCACATGCTTTTGGAAAAGTGGAATCCCTTGGGTGTAGTCGGCGTCATCTCGGCGTTTAATTTTCCCATAGCGGTAAATAACTTTCAGATGATCTTGCTTCGTCATTCCTTGTGTCAGAGCAATTTACCGAATCGCGGTGTTCTTAAGGTATACGGCTGGAACAGCGCTATTGCTATGGTTTGCGGTAACACCATCGTCTGGAAAGAGGCGTCAAGCACACCTTTGGTAGCCATCGCGACGATCAGAATAATCGCGAATGTCTTGGAGCGCAATGGCATCCCAGGCTCTGTCGCATCTTTAATCACGGGTGGACCAGAAGTCGGGGAGACTCTTGTCAACGACAAACG GGTACCTCTCATTTCATTCACCGGAAGCACGAATGTAGGAAGACAAGTAGCTCTCAAGATTCAGCAAAGATTTGGAAGATCTTTGCTGGAGCTTGGTGGTAACAATGCATTAATTG TCGCACAAGATGCCGATTTAGAAATGGCAGTGAGAGCAGCGGTCTTCGCGTGTGTGGGAACAGCTGGACAAAGATGTACCACTACCAGGAGATTAATACTTCACAAGAAGATAAAGAATGAATTTTTAGGTAAGTGTAAATATGAGGAAACGTTAAGTCGTATATCATATATtgttacaaagaaatttttaggaaGACTGAAAACGGCATATAAGAGCATATTGGAACGAGTTGGAGACCCGTTGGATGACAGTGTCCTGTACGGACCATTGCATAATCAGGCAGCAGTCGACGCATATAAA GCAGCAATTCAGAAGGCTGTAGAAGCCGGTGGCACGATAGAATTCGGTGGAAAGCAAATAGAGCGACCTGGTTTTTATGTCAAACCGACAATTATCTCGGGTTTACCCGCCGGAGCCGATGTAGTGCAACAGGAAACTTTCGCTCCAATTGTTTACATTCTAGAGGCAAATTCTCTGGAGGAAGCTATCGATCTTAACAATGGCGTGGAACAAGGACTGAGCAGCAGtctttttactaaaagtattgGAAACGTATTTCAG TGGATCGGACCACATGGATCGGATTGCGGAATAGTCAATGTCAACATTGGCACCAGCGGCGCCGAGATAGGCGGCGCGTTTGGCGGTGAAAAGGCCACGGGTGGAGGTCGCGAGAGCGGAAGCGATGCATGGAAACACTACATGCGACGTGCCACCATCACTATCAATTACGGAAACGAGTTACCTCTGGCTCAGGGCATCAAGTtcgaataa
- the LOC105833498 gene encoding putative aldehyde dehydrogenase family 7 member A1 homolog isoform X4, producing MLHLLRKSGRYISQFQMTRHLVTDPKYGFLKQLGINVENPGLYDGRWGGSGKLVDSISPATGKVIAKVRESTPQEASNAITEARKAWPQWASIPMPARGDIVRQIGDELRRNLEPLGRLVSLEMGKILPEGIGEVQEFIDICDYAVGLSRTLPGSLFPSERKNHMLLEKWNPLGVVGVISAFNFPIAVNNFQMILLRHSLCQSNLPNRGVLKVYGWNSAIAMVCGNTIVWKEASSTPLVAIATIRIIANVLERNGIPGSVASLITGGPEVGETLVNDKRVPLISFTGSTNVGRQVALKIQQRFGRSLLELGGNNALIVAQDADLEMAVRAAVFACVGTAGQRCTTTRRLILHKKIKNEFLGKCKYEETLSRISYIVTKKFLGRLKTAYKSILERVGDPLDDSVLYGPLHNQAAVDAYKAAIQKAVEAGGTIEFGGKQIERPGFYVKPTIISGLPAGADVVQQETFAPIVYILEANSLEEAIDLNNGVEQGLSSSLFTKSIGNVFQWIGPHGSDCGIVNVNIGTSGAEIGGAFGGEKATGGGRESGSDAWKHYMRRATITINYGNELPLAQGIKFE from the exons atgttacatttattgAGGAAAAGTGGTCGATACATTTCCCAATTCCAAATGACGAGACACTTAGTAACCGATCCAAAGTAtggatttttaaaacaattgggTATTAATGTTGAAAATCCTGGTCTTTATGACGGAAGATGGGGTGGATCTGGCAAG ttagTAGATTCAATATCGCCGGCGACCGGCAAAGTGATAGCGAAGGTTCGCGAATCCACGCCGCAAGAAGCTAGCAATGCTATAACGGAAGCACGTAAAGCGTGGCCACAATGGGCATCTATTCCGATGCCAGCCAGAGGAGATATTGTACGACAAATTGGGGATGAGCTCAGGAGAAATTTGGAACCATTGGGACGTTTAGTATCCTTGGAAATGG GAAAGATATTGCCGGAGGGTATAGGCGAGGTCCAGGAATTCATCGACATATGCGATTACGCGGTCGGCTTGTCGCGGACGTTACCCGGTAGCCTGTTCCCATCGGAGAGGAAGAACCACATGCTTTTGGAAAAGTGGAATCCCTTGGGTGTAGTCGGCGTCATCTCGGCGTTTAATTTTCCCATAGCGGTAAATAACTTTCAGATGATCTTGCTTCGTCATTCCTTGTGTCAGAGCAATTTACCGAATCGCGGTGTTCTTAAGGTATACGGCTGGAACAGCGCTATTGCTATGGTTTGCGGTAACACCATCGTCTGGAAAGAGGCGTCAAGCACACCTTTGGTAGCCATCGCGACGATCAGAATAATCGCGAATGTCTTGGAGCGCAATGGCATCCCAGGCTCTGTCGCATCTTTAATCACGGGTGGACCAGAAGTCGGGGAGACTCTTGTCAACGACAAACG GGTACCTCTCATTTCATTCACCGGAAGCACGAATGTAGGAAGACAAGTAGCTCTCAAGATTCAGCAAAGATTTGGAAGATCTTTGCTGGAGCTTGGTGGTAACAATGCATTAATTG TCGCACAAGATGCCGATTTAGAAATGGCAGTGAGAGCAGCGGTCTTCGCGTGTGTGGGAACAGCTGGACAAAGATGTACCACTACCAGGAGATTAATACTTCACAAGAAGATAAAGAATGAATTTTTAGGTAAGTGTAAATATGAGGAAACGTTAAGTCGTATATCATATATtgttacaaagaaatttttaggaaGACTGAAAACGGCATATAAGAGCATATTGGAACGAGTTGGAGACCCGTTGGATGACAGTGTCCTGTACGGACCATTGCATAATCAGGCAGCAGTCGACGCATATAAA GCAGCAATTCAGAAGGCTGTAGAAGCCGGTGGCACGATAGAATTCGGTGGAAAGCAAATAGAGCGACCTGGTTTTTATGTCAAACCGACAATTATCTCGGGTTTACCCGCCGGAGCCGATGTAGTGCAACAGGAAACTTTCGCTCCAATTGTTTACATTCTAGAGGCAAATTCTCTGGAGGAAGCTATCGATCTTAACAATGGCGTGGAACAAGGACTGAGCAGCAGtctttttactaaaagtattgGAAACGTATTTCAG TGGATCGGACCACATGGATCGGATTGCGGAATAGTCAATGTCAACATTGGCACCAGCGGCGCCGAGATAGGCGGCGCGTTTGGCGGTGAAAAGGCCACGGGTGGAGGTCGCGAGAGCGGAAGCGATGCATGGAAACACTACATGCGACGTGCCACCATCACTATCAATTACGGAAACGAGTTACCTCTGGCTCAGGGCATCAAGTtcgaataa